The Nicotiana tabacum cultivar K326 chromosome 14, ASM71507v2, whole genome shotgun sequence genome contains a region encoding:
- the LOC107794756 gene encoding ammonium transporter 1 member 3 has protein sequence MDTSWEASVTDSINAIYLLFSAYLVFVMQLGFAMLCAGSVRAKNAMNIMLTNVVDAVVGSISYYLFGFAFAFGDASNSNPFIGTSYFALKDIPSSSYDYSFFLYQWAFAIAVAGITSGSIAERTQFTAYLFFSFFLTGFVYPVVAHWLWSSNGWLNPNSDSLLFGSGAIDFAGSGVVHLVGGIAGLWGSIIEGPRVGRFDAFGNPVKMRGHNATLVVLGTFLLWFGWFGFNPGSFDKILVPYPHKIDQGNWTSVGRTAVTTTLAGSTAGIVTLFGRRLLVGHWDATDVCNGVLGGFVAITSGCSVVEPWAAIVCGFCAAWVLIGLNILALKLKFDDPLEAAQLHGGCGAWGLIFTGLFAKEEFVLQAYNSGKTQVARPSGLILGGGWGLFGAQVVELLSIVVWVSLTMGPLFYVLQKLGILRITADEEIAGLDISSHGGYAYEANQEESGPRFYGEYLRMQHQS, from the coding sequence ATGGATACTTCTTGGGAAGCCAGTGTTACCGATTCCATAAATGCCATTTATCTTTTGTTCTCTGCTTATTTAGTGTTTGTAATGCAATTGGGCTTTGCCATGTTGTGTGCAGGCTCTGTCAGGGCCAAGAATGCCATGAATATTATGCTTACTAACGTTGTTGATGCCGTTGTTGGTAGCATTTCCTACTATCTTTTTGGCTTTGCCTTTGCCTTTGGCGATGCCTCTAATTCAAACCCATTTATAGGCACTAGTTATTTTGCTCTCAAAGACATTCCTTCAAGCTCTTATGACTACAGTTTCTTTCTTTATCAATGGGCTTTTGCAATTGCTGTAGCTGGAATCACTAGTGGCTCCATAGCTGAACGTACCCAATTCACCGCctatcttttcttctcttttttccttactgGGTTTGTTTATCCAGTTGTAGCCCATTGGCTTTGGTCTTCCAACGGTTGGCTAAATCCTAATTCAGATTCTCTACTGTTTGGTTCTGGTGCCATTGACTTTGCTGGCAGTGGCGTGGTGCATTTGGTTGGTGGGATTGCTGGTCTTTGGGGCTCAATCATAGAAGGCCCACGAGTAGGCCGATTTGATGCATTTGGTAACCCTGTGAAAATGAGAGGTCATAATGCAACTCTAGTAGTGCTTGGCACATTCTTGCTATGGTTTGGATGGTTTGGCTTTAATCCTGGCTCTTTCGACAAAATTCTTGTCCCGTACCCACATAAGATCGACCAAGGTAACTGGACCTCAGTAGGGCGAACCGCGGTCACGACGACCCTGGCCGGTTCCACAGCCGGGATCGTCACCTTGTTCGGCCGTAGGTTACTAGTGGGACACTGGGATGCAACGGATGTGTGCAACGGAGTCCTCGGTGGGTTTGTTGCAATCACCTCAGGATGCTCAGTGGTAGAACCATGGGCTGCAATTGTCTGTGGGTTCTGTGCAGCTTGGGTTCTAATTGGACTCAACATTTTAGCACTTAAACTCAAATTTGACGATCCACTAGAGGCAGCCCAATTACATGGAGGGTGCGGAGCATGGGGTTTGATTTTTACAGGATTGTTTGCTAAGGAAGAATTTGTATTACAAGCTTATAACTCTGGTAAAACACAAGTGGCACGACCTTCTGGGCTAATTTTAGGAGGTGGTTGGGGCTTGTTTGGGGCACAAGTAGTTGAACTTTTGAgtattgttgtttgggtaagtCTGACAATGGGGCCTTTATTCTATGTACTTCAGAAACTTGGAATTTTGAGGATAACAGCAGACGAGGAAATTGCTGGTCTTGATATCTCCAGTCATGGAGGTTATGCGTACGAAGCTAATCAAGAAGAAAGCGGTCCCCGCTTCTATGGCGAGTATTTAAGGATGCAACACCAGTCATAA